The Panicum virgatum strain AP13 chromosome 5K, P.virgatum_v5, whole genome shotgun sequence genome has a window encoding:
- the LOC120706147 gene encoding E3 ubiquitin-protein ligase SINA-like 5, which produces MGEQGKRGGKKARAQAMPDGVIKQEQQEVGEVQEEDEQEEQVEGEVSKGSCSGTMVGVEAMETEPQINLRFGLTLFQCRACLLPLKPPTFKCEAGHVVCAACCRSHGQACGGAATYSPCVEVDAFVRDAKQPCAHEEFGCESSVAYFEAADHRRACPDPGCGFISSPARLADHFAAAHSWPVTEVSYEKPHRLPVPPPQGWHVLMGQGDRCVFLLSACALGEAAAVALVCVRANGAAADGAPQFRCKLWAEAASRTESMTMMTSAVRSSSLAGGFSAADQEMFLVVPPEILHDVSGEAPFVMVRIDRTGAAGAAARSTTPPVRRSSRRTQ; this is translated from the exons aTGGGTGAACAGGGCAAGAGAGGCGGAAAGAAGGCGAGGGCGCAGGCCATGCCCGACGGCGTGATCAAGCAAGAGCAGCAAGAGGTCGGAGAAGTACAGGAGGAGgatgaacaagaagagcaagtgGAAGGAGAAGTTAGCAAAGGCAGCTGCTCGGGAACCATGGTGGGTGTTGAAGCCATGGAGACCGAGCCGCAGATCAATTTGAGGTTTGGGCTGACTCTGTTCCAGTGTCGAGCTTGCCTCCTTCCCCTCAAACCTCCTACGTTCAAG TGCGAGGCCGGGCACGTGGTATGCGCCGCCTGCTGCCGCAGCCACGGGCaagcgtgcggcggcgccgccacctaCTCCCCCTGCGTCGAGGTGGACGCCTTCGTGCGCGACGCCAAGCAGCCGTGCGCCCACGAGGAGTTCGGGTGCGAGAGCTCCGTGGCCTACTTCGAGGCGGCGGATCACCGCCGCGCGTGCCCGGACCCCGGCTGCGGTTTCATcagctcgccggcgaggctgGCCGACCacttcgccgccgcccactcctGGCCCGTCACCGAGGTGAGCTACGAGAAGCCGCACAGgctccccgtgccgccgccgcagggctGGCACGTCCTCATGGGCCAGGGCGACCGGTGTGTGTTCCTGCTGTCCGCGTGCGCGCTCGgcgaagccgccgccgtggcgctggTGTGCGTGAGGGCGAACGGCGCCGCGGCGGATGGGGCGCCCCAGTTCAGGTGCAAGCTCTGGGCGGAGGCCGCGAGCAGGACGGAGAGCATGACGATGATGACGTCCGCGGTGAGGAGCAGCAGCCTGGCCGGCGGGTTCTCGGCGGCCGACCAGGAAATGTTCCTGGTGGTGCCGCCGGAGATCCTGCACGACGTGTCCGGCGAGGCGCCCTTCGTCATGGTTCGCATAGATAGAACCGGCGCCGCTGGTGCCGCCGCCAGGTCCACGACTCCACCGGTGAGGAGGAGCTCAAGGAGAACGCAGTGA